In Streptomyces thermolilacinus SPC6, a single genomic region encodes these proteins:
- a CDS encoding bifunctional metallophosphatase/5'-nucleotidase: MPLNRRSFMGRSAVVGAGVAVAGAGSVSAAEAAVPAGVAAKGAPKRYSFTVMGTTDLHGHVFNWDYFTDREFDDKARNDVGLAKISTLVDRVRAEKGRGNTLLIDAGDTIQGTQLSYYYAKVDPITAESGPVHPMAQAMNAIGYDAAALGNHEFNYGIPLLRKFEQQCDFPLLGANALDARTLRPAFAPYSMHRLRTPCGRDVRVAVLGLTNPGIAIWDKAHVAGKMVFPGLEEQAAYWVPRLRSMGADVVVVSAHSGSSGTSSYGDQLPYVENAAGLVAERVPGIDAILVGHAHTEIAEYRVVNETTGKEVVLSEPLKWGQRLTLFDFGLVWSRGRWVVERVGARVLNSNTVEEDPEIVRLLGDEHEKVVAYVNQVIGTSVVEMSTARAPWRDEPIIDLISHVQAETVRAALAGSAYAGLPVLSQASCFSRSAVIPAGEVTIRDAAGLYPFENTLEARVLTGAQLKDYLEFSAKYYVRVAPGEPVDTARLTNAEGTPDYNYDAVYGLTYDIDIAQPVGSRIVDLAFEGVPVDPAREFVLAVNNYRASGGGAFPHVAGAKQVWADSDEIRNTIIQWVRAKGVLDPAEFASVGWRLTRAGVPVF, encoded by the coding sequence ATGCCGCTGAACCGTAGGTCGTTTATGGGTCGGTCCGCTGTGGTGGGTGCTGGGGTGGCGGTGGCGGGTGCGGGGTCGGTGTCCGCTGCGGAGGCGGCGGTTCCGGCCGGGGTGGCGGCGAAGGGTGCGCCGAAGCGGTACTCGTTCACGGTGATGGGGACGACGGATCTGCATGGTCATGTCTTCAACTGGGACTACTTCACGGACCGGGAGTTCGACGACAAGGCGCGCAATGATGTGGGTCTGGCGAAGATCTCGACGTTGGTGGACCGGGTGCGTGCCGAAAAGGGGCGTGGGAACACGCTGTTGATCGACGCGGGTGACACGATTCAGGGCACGCAGCTGTCGTACTACTACGCGAAGGTGGATCCGATCACCGCGGAGAGCGGTCCGGTGCATCCGATGGCGCAGGCGATGAACGCGATCGGGTATGACGCGGCGGCGTTGGGGAACCACGAATTCAATTACGGGATTCCGTTGTTGCGGAAGTTCGAGCAGCAGTGCGACTTTCCGCTGTTGGGGGCGAACGCGCTGGATGCGCGGACGTTGCGGCCGGCGTTCGCGCCGTACAGCATGCATCGGTTGCGGACGCCGTGTGGGCGGGATGTGCGGGTGGCGGTGCTGGGGTTGACGAATCCGGGGATCGCGATCTGGGACAAGGCGCATGTGGCCGGGAAGATGGTGTTTCCGGGGTTGGAGGAGCAGGCGGCGTACTGGGTGCCGAGGTTGCGGTCGATGGGTGCTGATGTGGTGGTGGTGTCGGCGCATTCGGGGTCGAGTGGTACGTCGTCGTATGGGGATCAGTTGCCGTATGTGGAGAATGCGGCGGGGTTGGTGGCGGAGCGGGTGCCGGGGATCGATGCGATTCTGGTGGGGCATGCGCATACGGAGATCGCGGAGTATCGGGTGGTGAACGAGACGACGGGTAAGGAGGTGGTGTTGTCGGAGCCGTTGAAGTGGGGGCAGCGGTTGACGTTGTTCGACTTCGGTCTGGTGTGGTCGAGGGGTCGTTGGGTGGTGGAGCGGGTCGGTGCGCGGGTGCTGAACTCGAACACGGTGGAGGAGGACCCGGAGATCGTTCGGCTGTTGGGGGATGAGCACGAGAAGGTCGTGGCGTATGTGAATCAGGTGATCGGTACTTCTGTGGTGGAGATGTCAACGGCGCGGGCGCCGTGGCGGGATGAGCCGATCATCGATTTGATCAGTCATGTGCAGGCGGAGACGGTGCGGGCGGCGTTGGCGGGGTCGGCGTATGCGGGGTTGCCGGTGTTGTCGCAGGCGTCGTGTTTTTCGCGGTCGGCGGTGATTCCGGCGGGTGAGGTCACGATCAGGGATGCGGCGGGGTTGTATCCGTTCGAGAACACGTTGGAGGCGCGTGTGTTGACGGGTGCGCAGCTGAAGGACTACTTGGAGTTCTCCGCGAAGTATTACGTGCGGGTGGCGCCGGGTGAGCCGGTGGACACGGCGAGGTTGACGAATGCGGAGGGGACGCCGGATTACAACTATGACGCGGTGTACGGGTTGACGTATGACATTGATATCGCGCAGCCGGTGGGGTCGCGGATTGTGGATCTGGCGTTCGAGGGTGTCCCGGTTGATCCGGCGCGGGAGTTCGTGTTGGCGGTGAACAACTACCGGGCGAGTGGTGGTGGGGCGTTTCCGCATGTGGCGGGGGCGAAGCAGGTGTGGGCGGATTCGGATGAGATCCGTAACACGATCATTCAGTGGGTGCGGGCGAAGGGTGTGCTGGATCCGGCGGAGTTCGCTTCGGTGGGGTGGCGTTTGACGCGGGCGGGTGTGCCGGTGTTCTAG
- a CDS encoding chorismate mutase, with product MSTSDTHRTHGIDDSVLAELTRLRESIDNIDAAVVHMLAERFKCTQQVGLLKARHHLPPADPAREARQIARLRQLAETAHLDPAFAEKLLNFIIAEVIRHHERIAVEPDTTDTPTNRTHNTPDTPPGAPRP from the coding sequence ATGAGCACGAGCGACACGCACCGCACGCACGGCATCGACGACTCCGTCCTCGCCGAGCTGACCCGCCTCCGCGAGAGCATCGACAACATCGACGCGGCAGTCGTCCACATGCTGGCCGAGCGGTTCAAGTGCACCCAGCAGGTCGGCCTCCTCAAAGCCCGCCACCACCTGCCGCCCGCCGACCCCGCCCGCGAGGCCCGCCAGATCGCCCGCCTCCGCCAGCTCGCCGAGACCGCCCACCTCGACCCGGCATTCGCGGAGAAACTGCTCAATTTCATCATCGCCGAGGTGATCCGCCACCACGAGCGCATCGCCGTCGAACCCGACACCACCGACACCCCCACAAACCGCACCCACAACACCCCCGACACACCCCCCGGCGCACCCCGCCCCTGA
- the pepN gene encoding aminopeptidase N, protein MPVLTREEAQTRARLLDVHRYTIDLDLTTGDDTFDSTTVIEFTALAAGDTFVELKPATLRGATLDGQPLDPATLDDNRLPLTGLTEGRHELRVETAMRYSRTGEGMHRFTDPTDGETYTYTQLFLDDVQRVFAAFDQPDLKAAFDVTVTAPDHWTVLANGITTRQADGHWKAATTPRISTYLVAVAAGPWHTIRTEHAGLPFGIHCRRSLAPHLDADAAEILDVTRRCFDRYHEKFTEPYPFDSYDQAFVPEFNAGAMENPGLVTFRDEFVFRSAVTVAERQTRAMVIAHEMAHMWFGDLVTLKWWDDIWLNESFAEYMGYQTINEATTRYPDTWIGYGIARKSWGYDADQRPSTHAVAPDPDAVPDTASALLNFDGISYAKGASALRQLVAWMGEKEFLAGINNHFARHKFGNATLADFIDNLASATDRDVHAWADAWLRTTGIDTLTADVTTEPGRWTLTLHHHGTRPHRATIGVYDRDLADPRTLVLRERHETDIPQHTPDTRPGTRPALVIPNEHDLTYAKIRLDDTSLETTLRGISSVPDPLTRAVLWNTLRDMVRDGDLHPADYLTTADAHLSEETDVTLVDSVLGFAIHQIADRYLPTDQRTAARTTLTHITRDLIRRTEDGENPGLRLTAVRHYIDSTDHTATLHGWLTDGAVPGGPDLDPELRWRILKRLAVLGATDEATIAAELDRDPSATGQEGAARCRAALPTPEAKATAWNRMFHDDTLSNYLFNATAEGFWQPEQADLLAPYVPRYYPEATALATRRGPAIATAAGRHAFPGYTITHENLRLGDHHLATTDLTPALHRQLTDRLDDLRRTLRVREN, encoded by the coding sequence ATGCCCGTACTGACGCGCGAAGAGGCGCAGACCCGAGCCCGGCTGCTGGACGTCCACCGCTACACCATCGACCTCGACCTGACCACCGGCGACGACACCTTCGACTCGACCACCGTCATCGAGTTCACCGCTCTCGCCGCCGGTGACACCTTCGTCGAACTCAAGCCCGCCACCCTGCGCGGCGCCACCCTGGACGGGCAGCCCCTGGACCCCGCCACCCTGGACGACAACCGGCTCCCCCTCACCGGCCTCACCGAGGGCCGCCACGAACTCCGCGTCGAAACCGCCATGCGCTACTCCCGCACCGGCGAGGGCATGCACCGCTTCACCGACCCCACCGACGGCGAGACCTACACCTACACCCAGCTCTTCCTCGACGACGTCCAGCGCGTCTTCGCCGCCTTCGACCAGCCCGACCTGAAGGCCGCCTTCGACGTCACCGTCACCGCCCCCGACCACTGGACCGTCCTCGCCAACGGCATCACCACCCGCCAGGCGGACGGCCACTGGAAGGCCGCCACCACCCCCCGCATCTCCACCTACCTCGTCGCCGTCGCCGCCGGCCCCTGGCACACCATCCGCACCGAACACGCCGGACTGCCCTTCGGCATCCACTGCCGCCGCTCCCTCGCCCCCCACCTCGACGCCGACGCCGCCGAAATCCTCGACGTCACCCGCCGCTGCTTCGACCGCTACCACGAGAAGTTCACCGAGCCCTACCCCTTCGACTCCTACGACCAGGCGTTCGTCCCCGAATTCAACGCCGGCGCCATGGAGAACCCCGGCCTCGTCACCTTCCGCGACGAATTCGTCTTCCGCTCCGCCGTCACCGTCGCCGAACGCCAGACCCGCGCCATGGTCATCGCCCACGAGATGGCCCACATGTGGTTCGGCGACCTCGTCACCCTCAAGTGGTGGGACGACATCTGGCTCAACGAGTCCTTCGCCGAGTACATGGGCTACCAGACCATCAACGAAGCCACCACCCGCTACCCCGACACCTGGATCGGCTACGGCATCGCCCGCAAGTCCTGGGGATACGACGCCGACCAACGCCCCTCCACCCACGCCGTCGCCCCCGACCCCGACGCCGTCCCCGACACCGCCTCCGCCCTCCTCAACTTCGACGGCATCTCCTACGCCAAGGGCGCCTCCGCCCTCCGCCAACTCGTCGCCTGGATGGGCGAGAAAGAATTCCTCGCAGGCATCAACAACCACTTCGCCCGCCACAAGTTCGGCAACGCCACCCTCGCCGACTTCATCGACAACCTCGCCTCCGCCACCGACCGCGACGTCCATGCCTGGGCCGACGCCTGGCTCCGCACCACCGGCATCGACACCCTGACCGCCGACGTCACCACCGAACCCGGCCGCTGGACCCTCACCCTCCACCACCACGGCACCCGCCCCCACCGCGCCACCATCGGCGTCTACGACCGCGACCTCGCCGACCCCCGCACCCTCGTCCTCCGCGAACGCCACGAAACCGACATCCCCCAACACACCCCCGACACCCGCCCCGGCACCCGCCCCGCCCTCGTCATCCCCAACGAGCACGACCTCACCTACGCCAAGATCCGCCTCGACGACACCTCCCTCGAAACCACCCTCCGAGGCATCTCCAGCGTCCCCGACCCCCTCACCCGCGCCGTCCTCTGGAACACCCTGCGCGACATGGTCCGCGACGGCGACCTCCACCCCGCCGACTACCTCACCACCGCCGACGCCCACCTCTCCGAAGAAACCGACGTCACCCTCGTCGACAGCGTCCTCGGCTTCGCCATCCACCAGATCGCCGACCGCTACCTCCCCACCGACCAGCGCACCGCCGCCCGCACCACCCTGACCCACATCACCCGCGACCTCATCCGCCGCACCGAAGACGGCGAAAACCCCGGCCTCCGCCTCACCGCCGTACGCCACTACATCGACTCCACCGACCACACCGCCACCCTCCACGGCTGGCTCACCGACGGCGCCGTCCCCGGAGGCCCCGACCTCGACCCCGAACTGCGCTGGCGCATCCTCAAGCGCCTCGCCGTCCTCGGCGCCACCGACGAAGCCACCATCGCCGCCGAACTCGACCGCGACCCCAGCGCCACCGGCCAGGAAGGCGCCGCCCGCTGCCGTGCCGCCCTCCCCACCCCCGAAGCCAAAGCCACCGCCTGGAACCGCATGTTCCACGACGACACCCTCTCCAACTACCTCTTCAACGCCACCGCCGAAGGCTTCTGGCAACCCGAACAGGCCGACCTCCTCGCCCCCTACGTCCCCCGCTACTACCCCGAAGCCACCGCACTCGCCACCCGCCGCGGCCCCGCCATCGCCACCGCCGCCGGCCGCCACGCCTTCCCCGGCTACACCATCACCCACGAAAACCTCCGCCTCGGCGACCACCACCTCGCCACCACCGACCTCACCCCCGCCCTCCACCGCCAACTCACCGACCGTCTCGACGACCTCCGCCGCACCCTCCGCGTCCGCGAGAACTAA
- a CDS encoding S1 family peptidase: MKKTLVRALKRFAAAGAVVLAAVSLQPPAASAAPAPVVGGTRAAQGEFPWMVRLSMGCGGSLLTPQIVLTAAHCVSGSGNNTSITATAGVVDLQSTSAIKVRSTKVLQAPGYNGSGKDWALIKLAQPINLPTLNIATTTAYNSGTFTVAGWGANREGGSQQRYLLKAQVPFVSDATCKQSYSELIPSEELCAGYTSGGVDTCQGDSGGPMFRRDTNGAWIQVGIVSWGYGCARPNYPGVYTEVSTFASAIKSAAATL, encoded by the coding sequence TTGAAGAAGACACTGGTACGTGCTCTCAAGAGATTCGCCGCCGCCGGCGCCGTCGTCCTCGCCGCGGTAAGCCTCCAGCCCCCCGCCGCCTCCGCCGCCCCCGCGCCCGTCGTCGGCGGCACCCGCGCGGCCCAGGGAGAGTTCCCCTGGATGGTCCGGCTCTCCATGGGCTGCGGCGGATCCCTGCTCACCCCGCAGATCGTCCTCACCGCCGCCCACTGCGTCAGCGGCTCCGGCAACAACACCAGCATCACCGCCACCGCGGGCGTCGTCGACCTTCAGAGCACCTCCGCGATCAAGGTCCGTTCCACCAAGGTCCTCCAGGCCCCCGGCTACAACGGCTCCGGCAAGGACTGGGCCCTGATCAAGCTCGCCCAGCCGATCAACCTGCCCACCCTCAACATCGCCACCACCACCGCCTACAACAGCGGCACCTTCACCGTCGCCGGCTGGGGCGCCAACCGCGAGGGCGGCAGCCAGCAGCGCTACCTCCTCAAGGCCCAGGTCCCGTTCGTCTCCGACGCCACCTGCAAGCAGTCGTACAGCGAACTCATCCCCTCCGAGGAGCTGTGCGCCGGCTACACCAGCGGCGGCGTGGACACCTGCCAGGGCGACTCCGGCGGCCCCATGTTCCGCCGCGACACCAACGGCGCCTGGATCCAGGTCGGCATCGTCAGCTGGGGCTACGGCTGCGCCCGGCCGAACTACCCGGGCGTCTACACCGAGGTCTCCACGTTCGCCTCCGCCATCAAGTCGGCGGCCGCGACCCTCTGA